In Mercurialis annua linkage group LG5, ddMerAnnu1.2, whole genome shotgun sequence, a single genomic region encodes these proteins:
- the LOC126679994 gene encoding uncharacterized protein LOC126679994, translated as MEMEVVVAIPPPPPPPLVAAPVTDFNFDSTCSSPYMTAPSSPQRFGNFFLSAPASPTRFSSSSNLFLDQFNSSSSVPFDWEEKPGTPKSRNGSKNKNKNQGFDFLDDDGGDFEFDFSGQLDRSSLSAEELFDGGKIRPLRLPPGFDSAVSSPKSSPSPSSRNAKKKKDSVDPFQAAINETTRNRGRENKSSSKNYARKVSRSLSPLRVSDIILDDQENNNSNNIITPTTTENISKSLSSIFSAISFSSKGNKKWKLKDLLLFRSASEGRPIAKYGVLSKKEVSDASFRSTDSSVGGSSRRRGPVSAHEMHYTENRAVSEEMRRKTFLPYKRGLLGCLGFNPGVHEISRGIGSLARG; from the coding sequence ATGGAAATGGAAGTGGTGGTCGCAATCCCTCCTCCTCCTCCGCCACCGCTAGTAGCAGCTCCGGTCACCGACTTTAACTTCGACAGCACTTGCTCTTCTCCTTACATGACTGCTCCGTCTAGTCCTCAAAGATTCGGCAACTTCTTTTTAAGCGCTCCGGCTAGTCCTACTcgtttctcttcttcttcaaatcTATTTCTTGATCAGTTCAACTCTTCTAGTTCTGTTCCTTTTGATTGGGAAGAAAAACCCGGAACTCCGAAATCAAGAAATGGAAGcaagaacaagaacaagaaTCAAGGTTTTGATTTTCTTGACGATGATGGTGGTGATTTCGAGTTTGATTTTAGCGGCCAGTTAGATAGAAGCTCTTTATCCGCCGAAGAATTATTCGACGGGGGCAAGATTCGTCCGTTAAGGCTACCGCCTGGTTTCGATTCCGCAGTTTCTTCTCCTAAATCTTCACCATCGCCAAGTTCAAGAAAtgcgaaaaagaagaaagattCCGTCGATCCATTCCAAGCTGCGATTAATGAGACGACAAGAAATCGAGGAAGAGAAAACAAATCATCTTCGAAAAATTATGCGCGTAAAGTAAGCAGATCTTTATCTCCATTACGAGTCTCTGATATTATTCTTGATGATCAAGAAAACAACAATAGCAACAATATTATCACTCCAACGACAACGGAAAACATTTCGAAATCATTATCTTCTATATTTTCCGCAATTTCATTCTCATCGAAAGGTAACAAGAAGtggaaattaaaagatttattgCTATTTCGAAGCGCATCAGAAGGGCGTCCGATAGCCAAATATGGAGTGTTGTCCAAGAAAGAGGTCTCAGACGCCAGTTTCCGATCAACAGACAGCAGTGTCGGCGGCTCTTCTCGCCGGAGAGGCCCTGTATCCGCTCATGAAATGCATTACACGGAGAACCGGGCGGTTTCAGAGGAGATGAGGAGGAAAACGTTTTTGCCTTACAAGCGAGGACTATTGGGTTGCTTGGGGTTCAACCCTGGTGTGCATGAGATCTCTAGAGGAATTGGGTCTTTGGCACGTGGATGA
- the LOC126683052 gene encoding pentatricopeptide repeat-containing protein At1g73400, mitochondrial, which produces MMRRACSFLISAKRNKLSTSLCKITVSRNMGCSSFSRTHETIFKNSPNSVKLSPFIVTSWSFCSLIALSEQTVASRDSNADNVCAIVTDRSVHMETALNELNLELTTDLVVEILQRLHFEEKIAFRFFMWAGRQQNYTHEGCAYNEMMDILSSTKYKVKQFRIVCDMLDYMKRNNKNVVPVEVLLTILRSYTERYLTHVQKFAKKKRIRVKTQPEINAFNLLLDALCKCCLVEDAEVLFKRVKNKVKPDSTTFNILFFGWCRVKNPKRGMQVLEEMIELGHTPDNFTYTTAIDTYCNAGMVTEAAEIFEFMRTNGSTLSAPTAKTYAIMIVALVQNDRMDECFKLLEHMISSGCLPDVSTYKELMEGMCLAGKIDEAYRFLQEMGNKGYPPDVVTYNCFLKVLCENLKSDEALRLYGRMIEVGCLPSVQTYSMLISMFFKMGDSDGAFETWHEMYKRGCAQDVDTYSVMIDGLFGCNKVEDACLLIEDVINKRMKLPYNKFDSFLMKLSEIGDLQTIHKLSESMRNYYNPSMARRFALNEKRKSMGFRRHNQT; this is translated from the coding sequence ATGATGAGAAGGGCCtgttcatttttaatttctgcTAAAAGAAATAAACTTTCTACTTCTTTATGTAAAATTACTGTCAGCAGAAACATGGGTTGTTCTTCATTTTCACGTACTCATGAAACCATATTTAAAAATTCACCCAATTCCGTAAAATTATCGCCTTTTATTGTTACTTCTTGGTCCTTTTGTTCCTTAATTGCTTTATCAGAACAAACAGTTGCTAGTAGAGATAGTAATGCTGATAATGTATGTGCAATTGTTACCGATCGTTCGGTTCATATGGAGACGGCCCTTAAcgaacttaatttggagttaaCTACTGATTTGGTTGTTGAGATTCTGCAAAGGCTTCATTTTGAGGAAAAGATTGCGTTTAGATTCTTTATGTGGGCGGGGCGCCAGCAAAATTATACTCATGAGGGTTGTGCTTATAATGAAATGATGGACATTCTTTCGAGTACTAAGTATAAAGTGAAGCAGTTTCGAATAGTTTGCGATATGCTTGACTATATGAAAAGGAATAACAAGAATGTTGTTCCTGTTGAGGTTTTGTTGACGATATTGAGGAGTTATACCGAGAGGTATTTGACCCATGTTCAGAAATTTGCTAAGAAGAAGAGGATTAGAGTGAAGACGCAGCCGGAAATCAATGCGTTTAATTTGCTATTAGATGCTTTGTGCAAGTGTTGTCTGGTTGAGGATGCGGAAGTATTGTTTAAGAGAGTGAAGAACAAGGTGAAGCCGGACTCTACCACGTTTAATATATTGTTTTTCGGATGGTGTAGGGTTAAGAACCCAAAAAGAGGAATGCAGGTTTTGGAGGAAATGATTGAACTTGGTCATACGCCAGATAATTTTACGTATACTACTGCTATTGACACTTACTGTAATGCAGGGATGGTCACCGAGGCGGCTGAAATTTTTGAGTTTATGAGGACAAATGGCTCGACTTTGTCTGCTCCTACTGCAAAAACTTATGCGATCATGATTGTAGCTCTTGTACAAAATGATAGAATGGACGAGTGCTTTAAGCTGCTAGAGCATATGATAAGCAGTGGTTGCCTCCCTGATGTTTCAACCTATAAAGAATTGATGGAGGGAATGTGTTTGGCAGGAAAAATTGACGAAGCTTATAGATTTCTGCAAGAAATGGGAAACAAAGGTTATCCGCCTGATGTTGTTACTTACAACTGTTTTCTTAAAGTTCTTTGTGAAAATCTGAAGAGTGATGAAGCACTTAGGCTCTATGGAAGAATGATTGAGGTGGGTTGTTTGCCTAGTGTCCAGACTTACAGTATGCTAATTTCCATGTTTTTTAAGATGGGTGATTCTGATGGGGCATTTGAGACTTGGCATGAGATGTATAAGAGAGGTTGTGCTCAGGACGTTGATACATATTCCGTGATGATTGATGGGCTTTTTGGTTGTAATAAAGTAGAGGATGCATGCCTCCTCATAGAAGATGTTATAAATAAGAGAATGAAATTGCCTTATAACAAGTTTGACTCCTTTCTAATGAAGCTTTCAGAGATAGGTGATCTCCAAACCATCCATAAACTCTCTGAGAGTATGAGGAATTATTATAATCCTTCTATGGCAAGGCGCTTTGCACTAAATGAGAAACGTAAGAGTATGGGCTTTAGACGGCATAACCAGACATGA
- the LOC126681997 gene encoding zinc finger protein ZOP1-like: protein LLQYRVSQGNEWCDFCKIYISNNPLSIRNHELGVRDKECVTKKLAAMRVDNAAKEKQQKEAAHAFQQIEAKAKHSYQKDISTFEGASNCRALDFQEENLT from the exons TTATTGCAGTATCGGGTTAGTCAAGGCAATGAATGGTGTGATTTTTGCAAGATTTATATATCAAACAATCCTTTGAGTATTAGAAACCATGAACTTGGCGTGCGTGATAAAGAGTGTGTTACCAAAAAGCTTGCGGCTATGAGAGTAGATAATGCTGCTAAAGAGAAGCAGCAGAAGGAAGCAGCTCATGCTTTTCAACAAATTGAAGCT AAAGCTAAGCATAGCTATCAGAAAGATATATCGACTTTTGAGGGCGCCAGCAATTGTCGCGCATTAGATTTTCAAGAGG AAAATCTGACATGA